The DNA region AAACAGGGGGATATAGATGCCAAGATTGTTACCGCCATTGGCAATTGTTACTGAGGAGACGCGATAGGTTTGCGGATCGCGGATTACGTCCCAGAGTGATCGCTTTCTGGAATCAAATCCTCGAAATTTAGAGTTTCTTTTCAGATTAGCTGACTTATCTTGAGCTGAGTCATCCTTATTCAGGTTAAGCAAATTGTTCAAGCCAATGAGTATCGGTAGAATCCCCAGTAAACCAGTCCAAGTTGATGGAATTACTAGACCCAGTAAGAAACCAAGTAAACTTACTATTACTAATGCCGTGAAACCTAGAATCTCACCAACTACAACATGTTGAGGACGAAAAGTCCGATTGACCTCACTGAAGAAGGCCGTTAGATAAATATTGTCATCAAATGTTGTTGCCACAGCCGTAGCTAGCCCAATTTTAATTGTTGCAATTAACCAATCCATCAACATTCCTCACTCAACACCTATCTGATGACCAAAACTAGCGATCGCTCAAAGTTTGTAGAAAATCCACACAATATCGATATGATAATGTGAGTATCGCATATTGGGTGTAACGAGCGAGCAAGTTTGGTAGTTACATATATCAAGTGGTGCTTTGACTTTATTCCCCATCTCCAATTCATCCGGCAATTTGCATCAGATAATTTATCAAAGGAGTCATTATGATTAGCCGTTTGATTGACCTTCTGCCTAAATGCACAGGTCAAAATATCTTACGGTCGTTCAGATGTGCGACTCGTAGATCGGCTACTTACAGGTTTGCAATTCGATTTTCCATCGGACTTGTCTCGATTTTGGTCTTGCCTCTAGTTTTTGATGGTTATGCTGTTGCTGCTTCTGAATCTGGTAATCAGTTCCAACTATCCAAAAGCTCCATAATCCAGTTACTGGAAACTGTGGGACTGTTCATGGGGGGGATAATTTTCTGTGTAGTTTTGGATCGTTGGTTTTCTCAGCGTTCTGCTCAATCAAGCAACACGCCATTAGCAGAGCAAGCGCGGCGGCTCAAGCAACTCAAAATTGGCTATCCAGAGGGGATGACAAATCTGGAAGTTCTCCGGACTCAAGGCTTGCTGGAGACACGTTTGCGACCATTTGGACTGATTGTCACCTGGACAAGCTTTTTATCAGCCTCTTCTCTGATAGAAGCACTTAGCAACGGGACAATTGACTTTTGCGGCGGCGGCGGCACGGCTAGCATCTTCTCTCAAGCGGCAGATCATGTATTTGTGCGGGTGGCTAAGGAAAAATATACCGCTCCCAAAGGTCAAGCGATTCTGGTACCGGAAGATTCGCCGATTCAGAAGCTTGCCGACCTGAAGGGTAAAAAGATCGCTTTTGACAAAGGCTCAAGCGCACATTATATACTTGTGCGAGCGCTGGCAAAAGTCGGACTAGATTTTAGTGACATCGAGCCAGTTTATCTGACACAACCGGAGGCGCTACCCCGATTCCGCCGGGGTGAAATCGATGCTTGGGCGATTTGGGTTCCCTACACAGCTACTCAGGCCCGAAGCGCTTATCCAGGGCGATCAATTACAGACCTAGAGAGTATATTTGGTGATAGAGCCTCCGTGGAAGTTCCCACCTATTACTACGCGATTCCAGAACTGGTACGCGACTATCCCGACTTACTCAAGGTGATTTTAGAAGAGGTAAACGAAGCTGGAACTTGGGCTAAGAGACAGGAATTAGAAGCTGTTCAAAGATTGGCAGAACACCATGAAATCGATCCATCCATTCTAGAAATTTTACAGAAACATAGTGGCGAACGCGCCATCATTCCGATTGACGACCAATCGCTCGATGCTTTACAGCATCAGGCAAATATATTTAGAGATTTAAATCTGATTCCTGAGCGGGTGAATGTGAAAGATGGAACCTATAGCTTACAGACCAAGCAAAACTGGACTTATTAAAATAATTCGTAATTCGAAGTTAAATTAATTTATAGCACTATATTGTACTGATTTAGGGGTTCAGCCGTGAGAAAGCCAGCCAGATTATGGATTTGCGCTTTTCAAGCGTGCCATTCGGCTAGCAGCCTTGTTGACCGTTAGCGATCCTCTTGCTTCGTCTGCCTGGAATAACTGCGGATATTCCTTTACACGATTGGCTAAACGGTTGCTGCTTGCGTAGCGTGCCAATTTGAGGCTAAGGTGCGAATTGTCTGGAGTTCTGATGGTGAAATACGTTCTAGATTACGCAAAATTTGAGTCATGCGTGGTTGGTTTTTGAGTTTGTCATAATGACGAGCAAGAAAATCCCAATAAAAAAAGTTGAAAGGACAGGCATTTTCAGTAGTGCGCTCGCGGGGATTGTAAATACAATTCTTACAGTAGTCGCTCATGTTGTTGATGTAGTTAGCAGAAGCAGCATAAGGTTTAGAAGCGATCATTCCACCGTCAGCAAACTGCCCCATGCCAATGACGTTGGTTTGCATTACCCAATCGTAGCCATCAATAAAAGCGGCATGAAACCAGTCTTCAAGTTCTTGGGGGGAGATACCTGCAATTAAAGCGAAGTTGTTCAGTACCATTAAGCGTTGAATATGGTGAGCATAACCTATCTGTTTAACCTGAGTTAGAATTTGGTGCAGACAATTCATCTGTGTATTGCCAGTCCAATAAAAAGCAGGCAGTGGATGAGTGTGGTTAAACCAGTTACTTTCTTGGTAATCCTGTTGTAAGTAAACATAGACACCGTGCATATACTCTCGCCAACCAAGTACCTGACGGATAAAGCCTTCAACGCTGCTCAACTCCCAGTTGCTGCTGTTGTAATAAGCTTGTTGCGCTGCAATCACAACTTCTAAAGGATGCAGCAATCCAATGTTGAGATAAGGAGAAAGCATCGCGTGCCACATTGTCTGTTCGCCTGTCACCATTGCATCCTGATATGGCCCAAATGAAGACAAACGTGTTTCGATAAAAAACTTCAGTACAAGTAGTGCTTGCTGTCGGGTTACACCCCAGCGAAATGGTTCTAATTGCCAGTAAGAGCGATTGTCCTGGAATGCCTCAGATTGCTTAATGAAGTCAATAACATCTTGTGTGATTGAGTCTGGTTCAAACCATAAAGCTTCGGGTAAGGTGAGTTTGCCCTTTGGTGGTTTGCGATTTTGCTTGTCAAAGTTCCATCGACCGCCAACAGGCTGGTTGCCGGACATTAGAATGTTGAACCGTTGCCGTCCCTGACGATAAAAGTCTTCCATGATTAAACGTTTGCGACCACTGGCCCATTGTTGGAACTGTTGGTCACTCCAGATGAAGCGATTATTGGGTGTAAAAGTGACTTGAATTGTCAATTTTAGGTTTTGAATCAACACAGCAAAAGGGCGATCTGTTGGAGTCATCACCCGCAGTTCGGTAATTTGGTATTGCTCAATCCATTGAAGTAAAGGCGTGTTGAAGTCTTGGCTTTGAGCGTATGTTACTGCCCAGCCGAGCGAGCGCAATTCGTCCGCGAAGTGACGCATGGCTGACCAGACCAATACCAGTTTTTGCAAGTGATAAGGAAGTTGCCCTGCATGGGTTAGAGATTCAATAAAAATTACGGAAGTCTGTTGCTTTTGTTGCAAGCAACTTTGCAGTGCTGACTGCTGTGACCAAAGTTGATCTCCGAGAACCCAAACACCAATGGTCATCCTCTTGCTCCCTCTCATACCGTGCGTTGGCAACGTGACGACAAAATGTTACAAAAGCTTTCTCAATGAAAAAGCGGATGAAAGCCCAAAACTCGCGCTAGTGCTAGTGTACTATTATGGTGATAAGTTTCTCAAATATTCAGAGCGAATCACAAATTTACCAGAGATTATAGTCGTTCCCGCCGCTTGGTAGAAATGGTAATACTTCAACAACAATGCAGGCTAGAAAAATAGTTCACGTTGATATGGACGCCTTCTACGCATCAGTAGAA from Nostoc sp. UHCC 0302 includes:
- a CDS encoding cadmium resistance transporter — its product is MDWLIATIKIGLATAVATTFDDNIYLTAFFSEVNRTFRPQHVVVGEILGFTALVIVSLLGFLLGLVIPSTWTGLLGILPILIGLNNLLNLNKDDSAQDKSANLKRNSKFRGFDSRKRSLWDVIRDPQTYRVSSVTIANGGNNLGIYIPLFATSSIQNLTVIVPVCYFIVFCWLFMSYNLTRLPGIALILSRYASKIFPFILMWLGFRILVDSESYRIFLPNT
- a CDS encoding aliphatic sulfonate ABC transporter substrate-binding protein; the protein is MISRLIDLLPKCTGQNILRSFRCATRRSATYRFAIRFSIGLVSILVLPLVFDGYAVAASESGNQFQLSKSSIIQLLETVGLFMGGIIFCVVLDRWFSQRSAQSSNTPLAEQARRLKQLKIGYPEGMTNLEVLRTQGLLETRLRPFGLIVTWTSFLSASSLIEALSNGTIDFCGGGGTASIFSQAADHVFVRVAKEKYTAPKGQAILVPEDSPIQKLADLKGKKIAFDKGSSAHYILVRALAKVGLDFSDIEPVYLTQPEALPRFRRGEIDAWAIWVPYTATQARSAYPGRSITDLESIFGDRASVEVPTYYYAIPELVRDYPDLLKVILEEVNEAGTWAKRQELEAVQRLAEHHEIDPSILEILQKHSGERAIIPIDDQSLDALQHQANIFRDLNLIPERVNVKDGTYSLQTKQNWTY
- a CDS encoding cryptochrome/photolyase family protein, whose protein sequence is MTIGVWVLGDQLWSQQSALQSCLQQKQQTSVIFIESLTHAGQLPYHLQKLVLVWSAMRHFADELRSLGWAVTYAQSQDFNTPLLQWIEQYQITELRVMTPTDRPFAVLIQNLKLTIQVTFTPNNRFIWSDQQFQQWASGRKRLIMEDFYRQGRQRFNILMSGNQPVGGRWNFDKQNRKPPKGKLTLPEALWFEPDSITQDVIDFIKQSEAFQDNRSYWQLEPFRWGVTRQQALLVLKFFIETRLSSFGPYQDAMVTGEQTMWHAMLSPYLNIGLLHPLEVVIAAQQAYYNSSNWELSSVEGFIRQVLGWREYMHGVYVYLQQDYQESNWFNHTHPLPAFYWTGNTQMNCLHQILTQVKQIGYAHHIQRLMVLNNFALIAGISPQELEDWFHAAFIDGYDWVMQTNVIGMGQFADGGMIASKPYAASANYINNMSDYCKNCIYNPRERTTENACPFNFFYWDFLARHYDKLKNQPRMTQILRNLERISPSELQTIRTLASNWHATQAATV